A single Neoarius graeffei isolate fNeoGra1 chromosome 23, fNeoGra1.pri, whole genome shotgun sequence DNA region contains:
- the LOC132871149 gene encoding gap junction delta-2 protein, translating into MGEWTILERLLEAAVQQHSTMIGRILLTVVVIFRILIVAIVGETVYEDEQTMFICNTLQPGCNQACYDKAFPISHIRYWVFQIILVCTPSLCFITYSVHQSAKQRDRRYSFLYPMLEKDYNREGTRKVRNVNGILVQHPDSSGGKDEPDCLEVKEIPNVARGLTHSKSSKVRRQEGISRFYVIQVVFRNALEIGFLAGQYFLYGFSVPGIFECDRYPCLKEVECYVSRPTEKTVFLVFMFAVSGICVVLNLAELNHLGWRKIKMAIRGVQARRKSICEIRKKDMAHLSQPSNLGRTQSSESAYV; encoded by the coding sequence GATTCTACTGACGGTGGTCGTGATCTTCCGGATCCTTATTGTAGCCATTGTGGGTGAGACGGTGTATGAGGACGAGCAGACAATGTTCATATGTAACACACTTCAGCCTGGCTGCAACCAGGCCTGCTACGACAAGGCCTTCCCCATCTCGCACATCCGCTACTGGGTCTTTCAGATCATCCTGGTGTGCACGCCGAGTCTGTGCTTCATCACCTACTCCGTGCACCAGTCAGCCAAACAACGTGATCGCCGCTATTCCTTCCTCTACCCAATGCTGGAAAAGGACTACAACCGTGAAGGCACCCGTAAAGTGCGCAATGTCAACGGCATCTTGGTGCAGCACCCAGACAGCAGCGGTGGCAAAGATGAGCCCGACTGCCTCGAGGTCAAAGAGATCCCTAATGTAGCACGTGGTCTCACCCACAGCAAGAGCTCCAAAGTACGTCGGCAAGAAGGTATCTCTCGTTTCTACGTCATCCAGGTCGTGTTCCGTAATGCCTTGGAGATCGGCTTCTTGGCAGGCCAGTACTTCTTGTATGGCTTCAGCGTACCAGGCATCTTTGAGTGTGATCGCTATCCATGCCTAAAAGAAGTGGAGTGCTATGTGTCACGGCCCACCGAGAAGACAGTCTTTCTGGTGTTTATGTTCGCCGTGAGCGGTATCTGTGTGGTACTCAACCTGGCCGAGCTCAACCACCTGGGCTGGAGGAAGATCAAGATGGCCATCCGGGGTGTCCAGGCACGCCGCAAGTCTATCTGCGAGATCCGTAAAAAGGACATGGCGCACCTGTCACAGCCTTCCAACCTGGGCAGGACCCAGTCCAGCGAATCAGCTTATGTTTGA